ATTAATGAAAAAAAAGTAGAATAGGCATTAATAGCAAGTGGTTCAAGGCCTTGCAATTTTTCTTCACTATAAATATTCATAAAGGCATAAAACATTGCACATATTAAGGCAAATACTACCCCCCTAAGAGAATATTTAAAATTTCCAAATAGTATATCTAAAGTTAAAACACAGCCTAAAAATGCTAAAACCACCGCAAATAGCTTTTTATAGCTTAGAGAATTCTTTTTGAAGACAGTTGAATATACAAATACCATTAAAGGGTAAGTGTACAATAATATAGCCACCATTTGCATTGGTAAATACTTGAAAGATGTATAATAAAACACAGTCATAAATGTATTACCAACGACACCAAGCACAGCCAATCTTAATAGTTGCACCTTTGTTATAAAAAATGACTTTTTGTCGAAAATATACATAAGTATGAACATTAATGGCACTGCTATTATATATTGAAGTGTTAATAAACTTATAGAATCAATTCCCCCCACAAAAGCTAGTTTTACAAATAGCCCTGCGCTACCAAATAATATAGCAGAAAGAATTGAATAGATATATCCTTTTTTCAAAATAACACACCTTTCGGTTATTTAATAAAATAGTACAAACTCAGGGATTTTTAATTCTTGATTAGCTTTTCCCTTGGTATAGCTTTCTTTTAATTTCTGCGCCTTATCATAATTCTCCACAATGACTTTTTTAGTGTAGTCATCATAAGAGTCATTCAAACCCTGATAGGCTTTACTTATATTGTAAAAGCCCCTTTCTAAATCCTGCTTATAAGTTATATAATAACAGCCAGCATTATTTAAAGTCAAAATATCTTCTTCATCCACATGATATGCACTATCAATTTCCACTTTAGCTTCTACTGGTTTATTTTCAGTCATGTATATGGTTGCTAAGGTTCTATGATACTTAGGCATTAGTTCATTTAATTTGATACATATCTTTAAGATTTTTATTGCATCATCCGTTTTTTTATCATCAAGTTTAATTAGTGCCATATTATATTTTATCTCTGCATCCTGTGGTTTTATAAGTGATGCTAAATTAAAATATTCTAGGGCTTTTCCACTATTATTAGCCTTGTACCAATAATAGTTTGCTAAATTAAGCATTATATTATAATTATAAGGCTCTTTAGTTAGAGCTGTTCTAAAATAAGGCTCTGCTGCTAATTTGGCGGACTCCTCTTTCAATATTTCCGGCATTAAAAATCCATAATTATCTGGGTATTCTTTGTTAAGCTGAATAGATTTATTGCAATATTCTTTAGCCTTTTTATAATCTTTCTTATAAAGATAATACCAGCCTGCGCTATGATAGGCTCTGTAATCATTTGGATGCTGCAAAATTAAATTTTGAATTAATTTATCAGACTTTTCTAGTTCATTCATGTTTTTGTAAACATTAGCTTTTATTAATTCAATTTGCATATTGCCTACATTTTTACTAGAGAGTTCATCAATTAATTTATTTGCCTCACCTACAGTGTCCGCACCTAGCGAATATATCTTAGCTAACCACATTTTATAGGATAGATCATTCGGATACTTTTTTGAAAGCGCAGTTATATTTTGCAATAGAGAATCCTTATTATATAACGCTACCTGGGCTAGTACATCATATATCTTGTATTCATCCTTATTTAATTCCCATGCATTCTTTAATACACTATATCCCTCTTCCCATTTACCCACTAGCATTAACATTCTAGCATATTCTGCAGTGTCATAGGAAGATTTTATATCCACTGGATAGCTTATCATAAGTTCATTTGCGCTATCAACCTTATTATTTCCCATATAAACGGTAAACATAGTTTTTATTAAACCTTTGTCTTTAGGGTATTTTTTTAATGCAATCTCCCCATCTTTAAGTGCTTGCTCATACTTACCATTTATAAATTCCGTTAATACCATAAAGTTATAACTCTCACCATCTATTTGTTTATACTTCTTTGAAATATCCATATATTTTAATGAGTTCACTAAATCATTTTTAACGGAATAAACTTCAGCTATTTTAATATTCCATTTTGGTGAAAGTGAATCCTTCTTTGCAAGATCACTATATTTTTCAATAGCTAAATCATATTCCTGATTGTAAAAATGTTTTTCAGCCTCAGAAGCTAATTTACTTAAATCTGGCGTTTTTTGTGTTATAGTTATAAAGGTAACGCTCATAATTGTAACACACAAAACAATTAAATAAAGCGATATTTTTTTACCTCCTACCTCTTTTAATTTACTGCTATTTAAAATGG
This DNA window, taken from Clostridium estertheticum, encodes the following:
- a CDS encoding DMT family transporter — translated: MKKGYIYSILSAILFGSAGLFVKLAFVGGIDSISLLTLQYIIAVPLMFILMYIFDKKSFFITKVQLLRLAVLGVVGNTFMTVFYYTSFKYLPMQMVAILLYTYPLMVFVYSTVFKKNSLSYKKLFAVVLAFLGCVLTLDILFGNFKYSLRGVVFALICAMFYAFMNIYSEEKLQGLEPLAINAYSTFFSLISLMIYKFPIFVFKGDVSLSLLGYTTILAIFCEIIPLTLLYAAIKHIGSLKVSIIGNLEIPTAMLVSFFILHEQIGYMQIIGTGLVVYAIYSIRK
- a CDS encoding tetratricopeptide repeat protein — its product is MVKLDKLKSILNSSKLKEVGGKKISLYLIVLCVTIMSVTFITITQKTPDLSKLASEAEKHFYNQEYDLAIEKYSDLAKKDSLSPKWNIKIAEVYSVKNDLVNSLKYMDISKKYKQIDGESYNFMVLTEFINGKYEQALKDGEIALKKYPKDKGLIKTMFTVYMGNNKVDSANELMISYPVDIKSSYDTAEYARMLMLVGKWEEGYSVLKNAWELNKDEYKIYDVLAQVALYNKDSLLQNITALSKKYPNDLSYKMWLAKIYSLGADTVGEANKLIDELSSKNVGNMQIELIKANVYKNMNELEKSDKLIQNLILQHPNDYRAYHSAGWYYLYKKDYKKAKEYCNKSIQLNKEYPDNYGFLMPEILKEESAKLAAEPYFRTALTKEPYNYNIMLNLANYYWYKANNSGKALEYFNLASLIKPQDAEIKYNMALIKLDDKKTDDAIKILKICIKLNELMPKYHRTLATIYMTENKPVEAKVEIDSAYHVDEEDILTLNNAGCYYITYKQDLERGFYNISKAYQGLNDSYDDYTKKVIVENYDKAQKLKESYTKGKANQELKIPEFVLFY